In Methanooceanicella nereidis, the sequence ATATACTGGGATAAGGCCATCTTCAACATGGAGGTGGCGCCCTATGAGACTAAAGAGATCGATATTGAAATAGTCATGACGCTGGGCGTAGTGCCGGTGATAAGGCAGGATTTCGTCGTTGCGAAGAAAGAGATAGAGGAATCATATGACCAGTGGCAAAAAATGCTGACGCAGATAGACACGGATAACGACCTCATGAACAACATCATCGAGACCTGCATACTCGACCTCCGGTCCCTTATCATACAGACCAAGAAAGGATTGCTTGTCCCCGCGGCCGGCATACCGTGGTATGACACCATTTTCGGCAGGGACAGCCTGATCACAAGTATGCAGACGCTGATGCTGAACCCGACTTTATCGCGCTCAACCTTAAGTTTCCTGACAATTTACCAGGGCACTAAGGTCGATTCATGGAAAGACGAGCAGCCGGGGAAGATATTGCACGAGATACGCGAAGGGGAGCTTGCGAATCTTCAGCATATTCCACATACGCCATATTACGGCACTATTGACGCCACTATGCTGTACGTTATACTGATGTCCGAGTATTACAAATGGACCGGGGACGTCACTATATTATCGGACATCAAGAACGGTGCCGAGAACGCCATCAACTGGATTGATAATTACGGGGACCTCGACGGGGACGGATACGTGGAATACATGCGCATGTCCGAAAAGCTAGGGCTTGTGAACCAGGGATGGAAGGACTCTCATGACTCCATAGTCTTCAGCGATGGAAAGCTCGCTGACGCCCCTATCGCGCTGTCCGAGGTGCAGGGCTATGTATATGACGCAAAAAGAAGGTTCGCCGAGATGTACCCGGACTCCAGCATAGGTAAAAAAGCCATGTCAAGTTCCCGTACTCTTAAGACACGTTTTAACGAAGATTTCTGGATGAGCGATAAAAAGTATTATGCGGAAGCTCTTGACAAAAACAATAAGCAGGTCGACTCGATAACGAGTAATCCGGGACACTGTTTTTGGTCAGAGATACTTGATAAAAAGAAAGCGGACCTTATCGTTAAACGCCTCTTACATGAGGACATGTTCTCGGGCTGGGGGATAAGGACTCTGGCTACCAGCGAAAAAGCATACGACCCGCAAAGCTATCATAACGGTTCCGTCTGGCCGCACGATAATTCGATCATAGCCTGGGGGTTGAAAAAATACGGATATTCTGAGGAGGCAAACCATATCATCACGGCTCTCATCGAGGCGAGCAAATATTTCGATAACAGGCTGCCCGAGCTGTTCTGCGGTTATCCGCGTGTGGAGAAGCAGCCGCCTGTGATATACCATTCGACATGCAGCCCGCAGGCATGGGCTTCTGGAAGCATAATATTGTTCATCCAGACAATGCTGGGACTGTACCCCGATGCTCCGAATAATATCCTTTACGTGAAGCCTACGCTCCCGGAATGGTTGAAGTATGTGACGGTCAAGAAATTAAAGGTAGGGCCCGAGATCGTAAACCTTGAGTTCAGGCGCGTTAACGGAAAAACGACATATGACGTGATAGGGAAGACAGGCACGATAAAAGTCGAGGGACTATGATCGGTTACAAATAGTACTTTTTAATAACGGACATATATCCCCTTCCGGCTTTATCCTGAATATTATATCGATTTTTATTGAATATAAGCCAATAAATCGATGATTTTGTTATAAACGAATATAAATCGACAGTACTTACCTTGTTATGGGTAGAATACAAGAGGAGGGTAGATATGATGAGTAATAGTAAACGCTTTAGGCTGCGGTATCTTATTATTGCATTGGCCGTGCTCCTGGTGGTCTCGTCGGGCATTGCGACAGCTTCTTTCTTTAGTTTCCCGTCCCTTGACAGGTTCTCTTTTGGATCAATGACACAGCCTGCCTATAACACAGGGCCTTTCACCACGGTCAACCGGTTCAGCATGCCGTTAAACGACCTGTCGATGACAAGCGGCATAGGACTGCCGTTCGGAGGCATCAGCCCGTTTTACTCGCCCTATACATACAGTAAGTCATACACAAGATCGACCATGGGACCGGAAGGGCCCGTAACCCAGTCGTATGTCATGGACTATGATAGTACGACGGGCGAACAAACGGTCACTTATATGAACTAGGCTGATCGACCGGGTGACATCCTGATCGATCTTTTTATTTTTTTTCTTCTTCAGCTTTTTGTGATGTTTTCTTTGTTGTTTCTTTCCGGGTGCTGGTTGATAAAAAAATGAGAGACTACTAATAAAGATCAGACTATTATGAAATTACTCAATTACAAAAAATTTCATTATCCCGTTTCATAGCTTACGTTAATCATACAGGCATAGGTAGACCTATCATTTCATATATCACCAGAACGGCTTATGCGGCGATACTTGCGAGTTATATGGAGATATTTGGAAATAGCATCATTATTTTTCTTTGACACATGTTACGAAAAATCATATATCTGATGATACATGTTACGAAAAATCATATTTTACTGGCACACGTTTCGATAAAATATATCACAATATACCATATTTTATCAAAAACATCTATCGACCAGCGTAAAAGGATTTTTGAAATATATTCGGCATTATTCATCGTTAAATATCGAATAATTTGGTAAATTTTAAAGAAATGTGTACCAATATGCTTATTGTAGGGATGGAATGGATGTGGCAAAACGGCCACAATAAAACGGACTTATCATATAAGTCCGTTTAAACCATTATGTTGACCCTCACCTTATCCATTACCCTCCCCATCACCCTTGTTGGTGATGGCTACTCTTGCGGCGGTGTTACCCTCACCGCCGCCTACCCTCAAAAAAATAAATACCCTCAATAATAAATACCCTCAATTAAAAACAATACCCAATAAATACTACCCTAAAAACAATACCCAATAAATACTACCCTAAAAACAATACCCAATAAATACTACCCTAAAAACAATACCCAATAAATACTACCCTAAAAACAATACCCAATAAATACTACCCTCAAGTAAAAACGTACTACCCTCTTTTCTTTTTTTGATGTCCTTAATGAAGAACATCCATGAGAATGCCTTTAAGATCAGTATATTGCAGCAGTCGCTTTTTAGCTTATTTCTTTGAGCGCTCTATTATCTCTTTAATCTTTTCAAGCGTCCTGATAGCGTCTTCTGCCTTCAGGTTCAGCGGGTTATCGCGTATGAAATCTCCAAGGCGGTCTGATCGTTCTGTCGAGATAATACCTTTTTCAGTAGCGCGTTTAAGGATCTCCGGATATTTTCGGTCGGGATAGAACATCCCGGTGCACGTCTTTAATAGGGAATCGCGTTCTTCTGCGGTAATGATCCCCGAATCCTGAGCTGCCTTAAGCTGGTAGCGGATATTCACCAGCGGCTCCGACATCTGCTCTCCCGTGACCGGGTTGAATGTCACGGCGACCTCATCATCCGCACATATCCTGCCGCTTTTATAGCATTCATAGATCCTGCCGGCGCCTATCATCCCGAAAGTATCGAGCTCGGATGCCCTGAGAGCCCCCATGCTGGACCCGCCGACGACGATAACGCCTTTTTTCATCACTTCGATTATCTCTTTATGGGCTACAGCGGTCTTATTGTAAAATACGCCATCGATTATTCCTATTATTTTGGCCCGGTCCTTTAGCGCTTTTTTTAGGTCTTCACGGCTTATGGGAGGGCGATAATCGGCCTCAAGTATTTGCCGCGCTTTTTCGACTGGCAGGCTCGGGCCCAGATACACTATTATCATGTAGTGACCTTTTTGGTTGAAGAAGCTCTTCTGCAGCGGGGGCCTATCCTCTCCCGGTCTATTGCGAACATTTCCAGTCCGGGGATAGTGACCCTGACAACAGGAATACCGACCTTCTTTCGAGTCAGGTCTGTGAC encodes:
- a CDS encoding amylo-alpha-1,6-glucosidase, with product MNETIVINEGTTFMVTDNCGNVPRGTPLGLFRSDTRYLNVYFLKLNGMHLIPLSFTRRGYIANVSLTNPELKTEDGQTVPEGTLHILRTMFISSNFYEKLFIKNTNAFPVKLQVALSYDTDFRDIFEVKTVTYTRRGLRAILEGEEGKNVILRYEGLDNIIRRTEFYFNPAPEIYWDKAIFNMEVAPYETKEIDIEIVMTLGVVPVIRQDFVVAKKEIEESYDQWQKMLTQIDTDNDLMNNIIETCILDLRSLIIQTKKGLLVPAAGIPWYDTIFGRDSLITSMQTLMLNPTLSRSTLSFLTIYQGTKVDSWKDEQPGKILHEIREGELANLQHIPHTPYYGTIDATMLYVILMSEYYKWTGDVTILSDIKNGAENAINWIDNYGDLDGDGYVEYMRMSEKLGLVNQGWKDSHDSIVFSDGKLADAPIALSEVQGYVYDAKRRFAEMYPDSSIGKKAMSSSRTLKTRFNEDFWMSDKKYYAEALDKNNKQVDSITSNPGHCFWSEILDKKKADLIVKRLLHEDMFSGWGIRTLATSEKAYDPQSYHNGSVWPHDNSIIAWGLKKYGYSEEANHIITALIEASKYFDNRLPELFCGYPRVEKQPPVIYHSTCSPQAWASGSIILFIQTMLGLYPDAPNNILYVKPTLPEWLKYVTVKKLKVGPEIVNLEFRRVNGKTTYDVIGKTGTIKVEGL
- a CDS encoding TfuA-related McrA-glycine thioamidation protein, whose amino-acid sequence is MIIVYLGPSLPVEKARQILEADYRPPISREDLKKALKDRAKIIGIIDGVFYNKTAVAHKEIIEVMKKGVIVVGGSSMGALRASELDTFGMIGAGRIYECYKSGRICADDEVAVTFNPVTGEQMSEPLVNIRYQLKAAQDSGIITAEERDSLLKTCTGMFYPDRKYPEILKRATEKGIISTERSDRLGDFIRDNPLNLKAEDAIRTLEKIKEIIERSKK